From the Primulina tabacum isolate GXHZ01 chromosome 15, ASM2559414v2, whole genome shotgun sequence genome, one window contains:
- the LOC142527509 gene encoding uncharacterized protein LOC142527509 isoform X2, which yields MKPSTQLSSAVFHLTPTRTRCDLIIISNDKKEKIASGLLNPFLSHLKTAQDQISKGGYSILLEPENGSDAAWFTKATLERFVRFVSTPEILERVHMLETEILQIEEAIIAHSCNDMGQTIVEDHKEKPMRGSEGNKCVHDNEEKAIVLYKPEAPLPEANGSYSQEGNSKVQLLKILETRKTLLQKEQGMAFARAVAAGFDIDHVAPLVSFAESFGAMRLLEACSRFINLWKSKHETGQWLELEASEVLPTRSEFSAVNASGIFLSGTTDKHDESNHQLATESNGKSGSTNNADNSAPNGQQEYFQGQFPHLVFPSWPMNNSPRAQPVFPVYPVQGMPYYPTYAGSGPFFQPPHWPMEHTSSNFGHQSGHRNQSSDGRDNNTGSEMSDIERTRSLDDMEMHAEFPGSRKPHRKSGGSNKKQSGMVVIRNINYITSKEKKSGDESNSDSDSDTDGEYQNSNGDGLDVIHQNGNRSLRNEGSHMNSLDNLSFNNVVSNFGKDADDTHWQAFQNCLLREGDEHASADNKGMLAMENNIKRRANTMGADPLAHGSQDRGAIQDARINGIHKIDERTFPTSRGSDDFIIGSRQNQQKFRNSLGALDVNSFEGATNQMDGESSQGMTDESLIVPFRTMSVDQVGGRDRSAIDIGCEIPSAHQNLDVRNIVNYEPDGLSLMPERGTEKRSIGYDLTLDYEMQVCAESSRGKGKKEVTDAKGGLWKLDKDKRLKVNSDPLSKQGTGGPIRKGKSSKMSPLEDARARAEKLRSYKADLQKIKKDKEAAEMKRIEALKQERQKRIAARGGSTTTSAKPSSLSPQIKQLRTKLSPATNKGSKFSDSEPGSSSPLQRSKIRTSVGASAPLKATKSSILSEGNHVAANRLARSSSSLSEPKRESHGVTHDSKASMARIRRLSEPKTITNSPVMLLNKARSAESVSKRKLSEGPERSKISAIINLDRSKAAMLPELKIKTSKSLLNSGENGSNVKGKQKVNGVNPSANAESNAKLSNRLHQIDIDDNLIVEKTVVMLEYEKPSGPTLHPSEGKLETGNKYYNDCDRGEKSDLMSNLADAHTPPPPVSRVDNHVLPSQLQKQSYSNEVKTSYSNYNKAHAASSKLETRVEGTVRTNVPDVKTLQVDKNSGTSEKTPVKEPKGFKRLLKFGKKNHSSLSADRSVDSECISVDGAEHDDNARNSASSSEVLTLKNLISQDETSTAGNASQKSSRHFSLLSPFWSSKTSEKKPAS from the exons ATGAAGCCGAGTACTCAGCTTAGCTCCGCCGTTTTTCATCTCACACCGACTAGAACTCG GTGTGATTTGATCATCATATCAAATGACAAGAAAGAAAAAATTGCTTCGGGATTGCTGAATCCGTTTCTCTCCCATCTCAAGACTGCCCAAGATCAAATATCGAAGGGTGGCTATTCAATTTTGCTTGAACCGGAAAATGGCAGTGATGCAGCATGGTTTACGAAAGCCACTCTGGAAAG GTTTGTTCGTTTTGTGAGCACACCGGAAATCTTGGAACGTGTGCACATGTTAGAAACCGAGATCTTACAGATCGAGGAGGCAATCATCGCTCACAGTTGCAATGATATGGGGCAAACCATT GTGGAAGATCATAAAGAAAAACCTATGAGAGGATCTGAAG GAAACAAATGTGTACATGATAATGAGGAGAAAGCAATTGTTCTTTACAAG CCCGAGGCACCACTTCCTGAAGCCAATGGGTCATACTCCCAGGAGGGAAATTCTAA AGTTCAGCTTTTGAAAATTCTTGAAACACGCAAAACATTGCTACAAAAAGAACAAGGTATGGCCTTTGCTCGTGCTGTGGCAGCTGGTTTTGATATTGATCATGTGGCACCGCTTGTATCATTTGCTGAGAGCTTTGGGGCCATGCGATTACT AGAAGCATGTTCAAGATTCATTAATCTGTGGAAGAGTAAACATGAAACTGGGCAATGGCTTGAACTTGAAGCATCAGAAGTGTTGCCTACTCGATCAGAGTTTTCTGCAgtaaatgcatctggtatttttTTGTCTGGCACAACTGACAAACATGATGAGTCAAACCATCAGCTGGCTACAGAGAGTAATGGGAAATCAGGCTCGACCAATAATGCAG ATAACTCAGCTCCAAATGGTCAACAAGAATATTTTCAGGGACAGTTTCCTCACCTAGTGTTTCCTTCATGGCCTATGAATAATTCCCCTCGTGCCCAACCAGTATTTCCTGTATACCCTGTTCAAGGAATGCCATACTATCCGACTTACGCAGGCAGTGGCCCCTTTTTTCAGCCACCTCATTGGCCCATGGAGCATACCTCATCAAATTTTGGTCATCAATCAGGGCATAGAAATCAATCAAGTGATGGTAGGGATAATAATACTGgttcagaaatgtcagatatCGAGAGAACTAGATCATTGGATGATATGGAAATGCATGCAGAATTTCCAGGCAGTCGTAAACCGCATAGAAAAAGTGGAGGATCTAATAAAAAACAATCTGGCATGGTTGTTATAcgaaatattaattatattacttCGAAAGAGAAGAAATCTGGTGATGAATCAAACTCAGATTCAGATTCTGACACTGATGGAGAATATCAAAATTCCAATGGTGATGGTCTTGATGTGATCCATCAAAATGGTAACAGATCTTTGAGAAATGAAGGAAGCCATATGAATTCTTTGGATAATTTGAGTTTCAACAATGTAGTCTCTAATTTTGGAAAAGATGCTGATGATACACACTGGCAGGCTTTTCAGAATTGTTTACTCCGGGAAGGTGATGAGCATGCTAGTGCTGACAATAAGGGCATGTTAGCCATGGAAAATAATATAAAGAGACGGGCAAACACAATGGGTGCTGATCCACTGGCTCATGGTTCACAGGATCGAGGTGCAATACAAGATGCTAGGATTAATGGCATCCACAAAATTGACGAGCGTACATTCCCTACGTCCAGGGGATCAGATGATTTTATTATTGGCAGTCGACAGAACCAACAAAAATTCAGAAATTCATTGGGTGCGCTAGATGTGAATAGTTTTGAGGGTGCCACCAATCAGATGGATGGAGAATCCTCTCAGGGAATGACTGATGAATCTTTGATTGTACCATTTCGGACAATGTCAGTAGATCAAGTTGGAGGCAGGGATAGATCTGCTATTGATATTGGCTGTGAGATTCCATCGGCACATCAAAATTTGGATGTTAGGAATATAGTCAATTATGAACCTGATGGTTTAAGCTTAATGCCAGAACGTGGAACAGAGAAGAGGTCAATTGGATATGACCTTACCCTGGACTATGAAATGCAGGTCTGTGCTGAGAGTTCTCGGGGAAAAGGGAAAAAAGAAGTTACAGACGCAAAGGGAGGATTATGGAAATTGGATAAGGATAAAAGACTGAAGGTCAACTCTGATCCTTTGAGTAAGCAAGGAACTGGAGGTCCTATAAGGAAAGGCAAATCATCAAAGATGAGTCCTTTAGAAGATGCCCGTGCCCGTGCTGAGAAGCTGAGATCCTATAAAGCTGATCTGCAGAAAATTAAAAAAGATAAG GAGGCGGCTGAAATGAAGAGAATTGAAGCTTTAAAGCAGGAGAGGCAAAAGAGAATTGCGGCCAGGGGCGGTTCCACCACCACTTCTGCAAAACCATCCTCACTTTCACCTCAAATAAAACAATTACGGACAAAGCTTTCTCCAGCCACTAATAAAGGATCTAAGTTCAGTGATTCTGAGCCCGGGTCCTCATCACCCTTGCAAAGATCAAAGATTAGGACTTCAGTTGGAGCGAGTGCACCACTCAAAGCTACCAAATCCAGTATATTAAGTGAGGGGAATCATGTGGCGGCTAATAGATTGGCTAGATCCTCATCATCATTATCTGAACCAAAAAGAGAGAGTCATGGTGTTACACATGATTCTAAGGCCTCCATGGCGCGAATTAGGAGGTTATCAGAACCTAAAACAATCACCAACTCTCCTGTTATGTTGTTGAATAAGGCGCGAAGTGCTGAATCAGTATCAAAGAGGAAGTTGTCTGAGGGGCCTGAGAGGAGCAAAATATCTGCCATCATAAACCTAGATAGAAGTAAAGCTGCGATGCTGCCTGAATTGAAGATTAAGACATCAAAATCGCTTCTAAATTCAGGTGAGAATGGATCAAATGTAAAAGGAAAACAGAAGGTGAATGGAGTAAATCCTTCTGCAAATGCTGAATCGAATGCGAAACTCTCCAATAGATTAcatcagattgatattgatgaCAATCTGATAGTTGAGAAGACTGTTGTCATGCTTGAGTATGAGAAACCTTCTGGTCCCACTTTGCATCCATCGGAAGGAAAGTTGGAGACgggaaataaatattataatgatTGTGACAGAGGAGAGAAAAGTGACTTGATGTCCAACTTAGCTGATGCGCATACTCCGCCGCCACCAGTGAGTCGCGTTGATAACCATGTCTTACCTTCTCAACTCCAAAAGCAATCATATTCTAATGAG GTTAAGACATCTTATTCGAACTATAACAAAGCACATGCGGCAAGCTCAAAACTGGAGACAAGAGTTGAAGGAACTGTCAGAACAAATGTACCCGATGTTAAAACTCTCCAAGTGGACAAAAATTCTGGGACGTCGGAGAAGACTCCTGTTAAGGAACCAAAGGGTTTCAAGAGACTTCTGAAATTTGGAAAGAAGAATCACTCTTCATTGTCAGCGGATCGAAGTGTTGATTCAGAATGTATTAGTGTTGATGGTGCTGAGCATGACGATAATGCAAGGAATTCTGCATCATCAAGTGAAG TTCTCACTTTGAAGAATCTCATCTCACAAGATGAAACCTCGACGGCTGGCAATGCCTCACAAAAAT CTTCTCGCCATTTCTCTTtactgtcacctttctggagcAGCAAAACAAGTGAAAAGAAACCAGCATCATAG
- the LOC142527509 gene encoding uncharacterized protein LOC142527509 isoform X3 — protein sequence MKPSTQLSSAVFHLTPTRTRCDLIIISNDKKEKIASGLLNPFLSHLKTAQDQISKGGYSILLEPENGSDAAWFTKATLERFVRFVSTPEILERVHMLETEILQIEEAIIAHSCNDMGQTIVEDHKEKPMRGSEGNKCVHDNEEKAIVLYKPEAPLPEANGSYSQEGNSKVQLLKILETRKTLLQKEQGMAFARAVAAGFDIDHVAPLVSFAESFGAMRLLEACSRFINLWKSKHETGQWLELEASEVLPTRSEFSAVNASGIFLSGTTDKHDESNHQLATESNGKSGSTNNAADNSAPNGQQEYFQGQFPHLVFPSWPMNNSPRAQPVFPVYPVQGMPYYPTYAGSGPFFQPPHWPMEHTSSNFGHQSGHRNQSSDGRDNNTGSEMSDIERTRSLDDMEMHAEFPGSRKPHRKSGGSNKKQSGMVVIRNINYITSKEKKSGDESNSDSDSDTDGEYQNSNGDGLDVIHQNGNRSLRNEGSHMNSLDNLSFNNVVSNFGKDADDTHWQAFQNCLLREGDEHASADNKGMLAMENNIKRRANTMGADPLAHGSQDRGAIQDARINGIHKIDERTFPTSRGSDDFIIGSRQNQQKFRNSLGALDVNSFEGATNQMDGESSQGMTDESLIVPFRTMSVDQVGGRDRSAIDIGCEIPSAHQNLDVRNIVNYEPDGLSLMPERGTEKRSIGYDLTLDYEMQVCAESSRGKGKKEVTDAKGGLWKLDKDKRLKVNSDPLSKQGTGGPIRKGKSSKMSPLEDARARAEKLRSYKADLQKIKKDKEAAEMKRIEALKQERQKRIAARGGSTTTSAKPSSLSPQIKQLRTKLSPATNKGSKFSDSEPGSSSPLQRSKIRTSVGASAPLKATKSSILSEGNHVAANRLARSSSSLSEPKRESHGVTHDSKASMARIRRLSEPKTITNSPVMLLNKARSAESVSKRKLSEGPERSKISAIINLDRSKAAMLPELKIKTSKSLLNSGENGSNVKGKQKVNGVNPSANAESNAKLSNRLHQIDIDDNLIVEKTVVMLEYEKPSGPTLHPSEGKLETGNKYYNDCDRGEKSDLMSNLADAHTPPPPVKTSYSNYNKAHAASSKLETRVEGTVRTNVPDVKTLQVDKNSGTSEKTPVKEPKGFKRLLKFGKKNHSSLSADRSVDSECISVDGAEHDDNARNSASSSEVLTLKNLISQDETSTAGNASQKSSRHFSLLSPFWSSKTSEKKPAS from the exons ATGAAGCCGAGTACTCAGCTTAGCTCCGCCGTTTTTCATCTCACACCGACTAGAACTCG GTGTGATTTGATCATCATATCAAATGACAAGAAAGAAAAAATTGCTTCGGGATTGCTGAATCCGTTTCTCTCCCATCTCAAGACTGCCCAAGATCAAATATCGAAGGGTGGCTATTCAATTTTGCTTGAACCGGAAAATGGCAGTGATGCAGCATGGTTTACGAAAGCCACTCTGGAAAG GTTTGTTCGTTTTGTGAGCACACCGGAAATCTTGGAACGTGTGCACATGTTAGAAACCGAGATCTTACAGATCGAGGAGGCAATCATCGCTCACAGTTGCAATGATATGGGGCAAACCATT GTGGAAGATCATAAAGAAAAACCTATGAGAGGATCTGAAG GAAACAAATGTGTACATGATAATGAGGAGAAAGCAATTGTTCTTTACAAG CCCGAGGCACCACTTCCTGAAGCCAATGGGTCATACTCCCAGGAGGGAAATTCTAA AGTTCAGCTTTTGAAAATTCTTGAAACACGCAAAACATTGCTACAAAAAGAACAAGGTATGGCCTTTGCTCGTGCTGTGGCAGCTGGTTTTGATATTGATCATGTGGCACCGCTTGTATCATTTGCTGAGAGCTTTGGGGCCATGCGATTACT AGAAGCATGTTCAAGATTCATTAATCTGTGGAAGAGTAAACATGAAACTGGGCAATGGCTTGAACTTGAAGCATCAGAAGTGTTGCCTACTCGATCAGAGTTTTCTGCAgtaaatgcatctggtatttttTTGTCTGGCACAACTGACAAACATGATGAGTCAAACCATCAGCTGGCTACAGAGAGTAATGGGAAATCAGGCTCGACCAATAATGCAG CAGATAACTCAGCTCCAAATGGTCAACAAGAATATTTTCAGGGACAGTTTCCTCACCTAGTGTTTCCTTCATGGCCTATGAATAATTCCCCTCGTGCCCAACCAGTATTTCCTGTATACCCTGTTCAAGGAATGCCATACTATCCGACTTACGCAGGCAGTGGCCCCTTTTTTCAGCCACCTCATTGGCCCATGGAGCATACCTCATCAAATTTTGGTCATCAATCAGGGCATAGAAATCAATCAAGTGATGGTAGGGATAATAATACTGgttcagaaatgtcagatatCGAGAGAACTAGATCATTGGATGATATGGAAATGCATGCAGAATTTCCAGGCAGTCGTAAACCGCATAGAAAAAGTGGAGGATCTAATAAAAAACAATCTGGCATGGTTGTTATAcgaaatattaattatattacttCGAAAGAGAAGAAATCTGGTGATGAATCAAACTCAGATTCAGATTCTGACACTGATGGAGAATATCAAAATTCCAATGGTGATGGTCTTGATGTGATCCATCAAAATGGTAACAGATCTTTGAGAAATGAAGGAAGCCATATGAATTCTTTGGATAATTTGAGTTTCAACAATGTAGTCTCTAATTTTGGAAAAGATGCTGATGATACACACTGGCAGGCTTTTCAGAATTGTTTACTCCGGGAAGGTGATGAGCATGCTAGTGCTGACAATAAGGGCATGTTAGCCATGGAAAATAATATAAAGAGACGGGCAAACACAATGGGTGCTGATCCACTGGCTCATGGTTCACAGGATCGAGGTGCAATACAAGATGCTAGGATTAATGGCATCCACAAAATTGACGAGCGTACATTCCCTACGTCCAGGGGATCAGATGATTTTATTATTGGCAGTCGACAGAACCAACAAAAATTCAGAAATTCATTGGGTGCGCTAGATGTGAATAGTTTTGAGGGTGCCACCAATCAGATGGATGGAGAATCCTCTCAGGGAATGACTGATGAATCTTTGATTGTACCATTTCGGACAATGTCAGTAGATCAAGTTGGAGGCAGGGATAGATCTGCTATTGATATTGGCTGTGAGATTCCATCGGCACATCAAAATTTGGATGTTAGGAATATAGTCAATTATGAACCTGATGGTTTAAGCTTAATGCCAGAACGTGGAACAGAGAAGAGGTCAATTGGATATGACCTTACCCTGGACTATGAAATGCAGGTCTGTGCTGAGAGTTCTCGGGGAAAAGGGAAAAAAGAAGTTACAGACGCAAAGGGAGGATTATGGAAATTGGATAAGGATAAAAGACTGAAGGTCAACTCTGATCCTTTGAGTAAGCAAGGAACTGGAGGTCCTATAAGGAAAGGCAAATCATCAAAGATGAGTCCTTTAGAAGATGCCCGTGCCCGTGCTGAGAAGCTGAGATCCTATAAAGCTGATCTGCAGAAAATTAAAAAAGATAAG GAGGCGGCTGAAATGAAGAGAATTGAAGCTTTAAAGCAGGAGAGGCAAAAGAGAATTGCGGCCAGGGGCGGTTCCACCACCACTTCTGCAAAACCATCCTCACTTTCACCTCAAATAAAACAATTACGGACAAAGCTTTCTCCAGCCACTAATAAAGGATCTAAGTTCAGTGATTCTGAGCCCGGGTCCTCATCACCCTTGCAAAGATCAAAGATTAGGACTTCAGTTGGAGCGAGTGCACCACTCAAAGCTACCAAATCCAGTATATTAAGTGAGGGGAATCATGTGGCGGCTAATAGATTGGCTAGATCCTCATCATCATTATCTGAACCAAAAAGAGAGAGTCATGGTGTTACACATGATTCTAAGGCCTCCATGGCGCGAATTAGGAGGTTATCAGAACCTAAAACAATCACCAACTCTCCTGTTATGTTGTTGAATAAGGCGCGAAGTGCTGAATCAGTATCAAAGAGGAAGTTGTCTGAGGGGCCTGAGAGGAGCAAAATATCTGCCATCATAAACCTAGATAGAAGTAAAGCTGCGATGCTGCCTGAATTGAAGATTAAGACATCAAAATCGCTTCTAAATTCAGGTGAGAATGGATCAAATGTAAAAGGAAAACAGAAGGTGAATGGAGTAAATCCTTCTGCAAATGCTGAATCGAATGCGAAACTCTCCAATAGATTAcatcagattgatattgatgaCAATCTGATAGTTGAGAAGACTGTTGTCATGCTTGAGTATGAGAAACCTTCTGGTCCCACTTTGCATCCATCGGAAGGAAAGTTGGAGACgggaaataaatattataatgatTGTGACAGAGGAGAGAAAAGTGACTTGATGTCCAACTTAGCTGATGCGCATACTCCGCCGCCACCA GTTAAGACATCTTATTCGAACTATAACAAAGCACATGCGGCAAGCTCAAAACTGGAGACAAGAGTTGAAGGAACTGTCAGAACAAATGTACCCGATGTTAAAACTCTCCAAGTGGACAAAAATTCTGGGACGTCGGAGAAGACTCCTGTTAAGGAACCAAAGGGTTTCAAGAGACTTCTGAAATTTGGAAAGAAGAATCACTCTTCATTGTCAGCGGATCGAAGTGTTGATTCAGAATGTATTAGTGTTGATGGTGCTGAGCATGACGATAATGCAAGGAATTCTGCATCATCAAGTGAAG TTCTCACTTTGAAGAATCTCATCTCACAAGATGAAACCTCGACGGCTGGCAATGCCTCACAAAAAT CTTCTCGCCATTTCTCTTtactgtcacctttctggagcAGCAAAACAAGTGAAAAGAAACCAGCATCATAG
- the LOC142527509 gene encoding uncharacterized protein LOC142527509 isoform X1, whose product MKPSTQLSSAVFHLTPTRTRCDLIIISNDKKEKIASGLLNPFLSHLKTAQDQISKGGYSILLEPENGSDAAWFTKATLERFVRFVSTPEILERVHMLETEILQIEEAIIAHSCNDMGQTIVEDHKEKPMRGSEGNKCVHDNEEKAIVLYKPEAPLPEANGSYSQEGNSKVQLLKILETRKTLLQKEQGMAFARAVAAGFDIDHVAPLVSFAESFGAMRLLEACSRFINLWKSKHETGQWLELEASEVLPTRSEFSAVNASGIFLSGTTDKHDESNHQLATESNGKSGSTNNAADNSAPNGQQEYFQGQFPHLVFPSWPMNNSPRAQPVFPVYPVQGMPYYPTYAGSGPFFQPPHWPMEHTSSNFGHQSGHRNQSSDGRDNNTGSEMSDIERTRSLDDMEMHAEFPGSRKPHRKSGGSNKKQSGMVVIRNINYITSKEKKSGDESNSDSDSDTDGEYQNSNGDGLDVIHQNGNRSLRNEGSHMNSLDNLSFNNVVSNFGKDADDTHWQAFQNCLLREGDEHASADNKGMLAMENNIKRRANTMGADPLAHGSQDRGAIQDARINGIHKIDERTFPTSRGSDDFIIGSRQNQQKFRNSLGALDVNSFEGATNQMDGESSQGMTDESLIVPFRTMSVDQVGGRDRSAIDIGCEIPSAHQNLDVRNIVNYEPDGLSLMPERGTEKRSIGYDLTLDYEMQVCAESSRGKGKKEVTDAKGGLWKLDKDKRLKVNSDPLSKQGTGGPIRKGKSSKMSPLEDARARAEKLRSYKADLQKIKKDKEAAEMKRIEALKQERQKRIAARGGSTTTSAKPSSLSPQIKQLRTKLSPATNKGSKFSDSEPGSSSPLQRSKIRTSVGASAPLKATKSSILSEGNHVAANRLARSSSSLSEPKRESHGVTHDSKASMARIRRLSEPKTITNSPVMLLNKARSAESVSKRKLSEGPERSKISAIINLDRSKAAMLPELKIKTSKSLLNSGENGSNVKGKQKVNGVNPSANAESNAKLSNRLHQIDIDDNLIVEKTVVMLEYEKPSGPTLHPSEGKLETGNKYYNDCDRGEKSDLMSNLADAHTPPPPVSRVDNHVLPSQLQKQSYSNEVKTSYSNYNKAHAASSKLETRVEGTVRTNVPDVKTLQVDKNSGTSEKTPVKEPKGFKRLLKFGKKNHSSLSADRSVDSECISVDGAEHDDNARNSASSSEVLTLKNLISQDETSTAGNASQKSSRHFSLLSPFWSSKTSEKKPAS is encoded by the exons ATGAAGCCGAGTACTCAGCTTAGCTCCGCCGTTTTTCATCTCACACCGACTAGAACTCG GTGTGATTTGATCATCATATCAAATGACAAGAAAGAAAAAATTGCTTCGGGATTGCTGAATCCGTTTCTCTCCCATCTCAAGACTGCCCAAGATCAAATATCGAAGGGTGGCTATTCAATTTTGCTTGAACCGGAAAATGGCAGTGATGCAGCATGGTTTACGAAAGCCACTCTGGAAAG GTTTGTTCGTTTTGTGAGCACACCGGAAATCTTGGAACGTGTGCACATGTTAGAAACCGAGATCTTACAGATCGAGGAGGCAATCATCGCTCACAGTTGCAATGATATGGGGCAAACCATT GTGGAAGATCATAAAGAAAAACCTATGAGAGGATCTGAAG GAAACAAATGTGTACATGATAATGAGGAGAAAGCAATTGTTCTTTACAAG CCCGAGGCACCACTTCCTGAAGCCAATGGGTCATACTCCCAGGAGGGAAATTCTAA AGTTCAGCTTTTGAAAATTCTTGAAACACGCAAAACATTGCTACAAAAAGAACAAGGTATGGCCTTTGCTCGTGCTGTGGCAGCTGGTTTTGATATTGATCATGTGGCACCGCTTGTATCATTTGCTGAGAGCTTTGGGGCCATGCGATTACT AGAAGCATGTTCAAGATTCATTAATCTGTGGAAGAGTAAACATGAAACTGGGCAATGGCTTGAACTTGAAGCATCAGAAGTGTTGCCTACTCGATCAGAGTTTTCTGCAgtaaatgcatctggtatttttTTGTCTGGCACAACTGACAAACATGATGAGTCAAACCATCAGCTGGCTACAGAGAGTAATGGGAAATCAGGCTCGACCAATAATGCAG CAGATAACTCAGCTCCAAATGGTCAACAAGAATATTTTCAGGGACAGTTTCCTCACCTAGTGTTTCCTTCATGGCCTATGAATAATTCCCCTCGTGCCCAACCAGTATTTCCTGTATACCCTGTTCAAGGAATGCCATACTATCCGACTTACGCAGGCAGTGGCCCCTTTTTTCAGCCACCTCATTGGCCCATGGAGCATACCTCATCAAATTTTGGTCATCAATCAGGGCATAGAAATCAATCAAGTGATGGTAGGGATAATAATACTGgttcagaaatgtcagatatCGAGAGAACTAGATCATTGGATGATATGGAAATGCATGCAGAATTTCCAGGCAGTCGTAAACCGCATAGAAAAAGTGGAGGATCTAATAAAAAACAATCTGGCATGGTTGTTATAcgaaatattaattatattacttCGAAAGAGAAGAAATCTGGTGATGAATCAAACTCAGATTCAGATTCTGACACTGATGGAGAATATCAAAATTCCAATGGTGATGGTCTTGATGTGATCCATCAAAATGGTAACAGATCTTTGAGAAATGAAGGAAGCCATATGAATTCTTTGGATAATTTGAGTTTCAACAATGTAGTCTCTAATTTTGGAAAAGATGCTGATGATACACACTGGCAGGCTTTTCAGAATTGTTTACTCCGGGAAGGTGATGAGCATGCTAGTGCTGACAATAAGGGCATGTTAGCCATGGAAAATAATATAAAGAGACGGGCAAACACAATGGGTGCTGATCCACTGGCTCATGGTTCACAGGATCGAGGTGCAATACAAGATGCTAGGATTAATGGCATCCACAAAATTGACGAGCGTACATTCCCTACGTCCAGGGGATCAGATGATTTTATTATTGGCAGTCGACAGAACCAACAAAAATTCAGAAATTCATTGGGTGCGCTAGATGTGAATAGTTTTGAGGGTGCCACCAATCAGATGGATGGAGAATCCTCTCAGGGAATGACTGATGAATCTTTGATTGTACCATTTCGGACAATGTCAGTAGATCAAGTTGGAGGCAGGGATAGATCTGCTATTGATATTGGCTGTGAGATTCCATCGGCACATCAAAATTTGGATGTTAGGAATATAGTCAATTATGAACCTGATGGTTTAAGCTTAATGCCAGAACGTGGAACAGAGAAGAGGTCAATTGGATATGACCTTACCCTGGACTATGAAATGCAGGTCTGTGCTGAGAGTTCTCGGGGAAAAGGGAAAAAAGAAGTTACAGACGCAAAGGGAGGATTATGGAAATTGGATAAGGATAAAAGACTGAAGGTCAACTCTGATCCTTTGAGTAAGCAAGGAACTGGAGGTCCTATAAGGAAAGGCAAATCATCAAAGATGAGTCCTTTAGAAGATGCCCGTGCCCGTGCTGAGAAGCTGAGATCCTATAAAGCTGATCTGCAGAAAATTAAAAAAGATAAG GAGGCGGCTGAAATGAAGAGAATTGAAGCTTTAAAGCAGGAGAGGCAAAAGAGAATTGCGGCCAGGGGCGGTTCCACCACCACTTCTGCAAAACCATCCTCACTTTCACCTCAAATAAAACAATTACGGACAAAGCTTTCTCCAGCCACTAATAAAGGATCTAAGTTCAGTGATTCTGAGCCCGGGTCCTCATCACCCTTGCAAAGATCAAAGATTAGGACTTCAGTTGGAGCGAGTGCACCACTCAAAGCTACCAAATCCAGTATATTAAGTGAGGGGAATCATGTGGCGGCTAATAGATTGGCTAGATCCTCATCATCATTATCTGAACCAAAAAGAGAGAGTCATGGTGTTACACATGATTCTAAGGCCTCCATGGCGCGAATTAGGAGGTTATCAGAACCTAAAACAATCACCAACTCTCCTGTTATGTTGTTGAATAAGGCGCGAAGTGCTGAATCAGTATCAAAGAGGAAGTTGTCTGAGGGGCCTGAGAGGAGCAAAATATCTGCCATCATAAACCTAGATAGAAGTAAAGCTGCGATGCTGCCTGAATTGAAGATTAAGACATCAAAATCGCTTCTAAATTCAGGTGAGAATGGATCAAATGTAAAAGGAAAACAGAAGGTGAATGGAGTAAATCCTTCTGCAAATGCTGAATCGAATGCGAAACTCTCCAATAGATTAcatcagattgatattgatgaCAATCTGATAGTTGAGAAGACTGTTGTCATGCTTGAGTATGAGAAACCTTCTGGTCCCACTTTGCATCCATCGGAAGGAAAGTTGGAGACgggaaataaatattataatgatTGTGACAGAGGAGAGAAAAGTGACTTGATGTCCAACTTAGCTGATGCGCATACTCCGCCGCCACCAGTGAGTCGCGTTGATAACCATGTCTTACCTTCTCAACTCCAAAAGCAATCATATTCTAATGAG GTTAAGACATCTTATTCGAACTATAACAAAGCACATGCGGCAAGCTCAAAACTGGAGACAAGAGTTGAAGGAACTGTCAGAACAAATGTACCCGATGTTAAAACTCTCCAAGTGGACAAAAATTCTGGGACGTCGGAGAAGACTCCTGTTAAGGAACCAAAGGGTTTCAAGAGACTTCTGAAATTTGGAAAGAAGAATCACTCTTCATTGTCAGCGGATCGAAGTGTTGATTCAGAATGTATTAGTGTTGATGGTGCTGAGCATGACGATAATGCAAGGAATTCTGCATCATCAAGTGAAG TTCTCACTTTGAAGAATCTCATCTCACAAGATGAAACCTCGACGGCTGGCAATGCCTCACAAAAAT CTTCTCGCCATTTCTCTTtactgtcacctttctggagcAGCAAAACAAGTGAAAAGAAACCAGCATCATAG